The DNA segment CTGCTCGTGGCGCAGGACGGCCATAACGAAGGAgcggtgcgcctgctgctggaACGTGAGCTGGCGCGTGACGCGCAGTACAATGTTCTCATCCTCAGCGTTTAGGTTTCGACGGGCCCAGTTACCAGTGCCAGTGCCGCTCCCGTCGCGCCACTGGTGCTGCACGTCCGGCGAGGACGAGAGCGACTCACTCGCGTAAAGGATCGCACTGTCCAAGGAAAGCTTGGAGTCGGTGCGGACTGCATCGAGGATGCTCTTCAACTCTGCCTCGCCGGAGCTGTCGCCGTTGTACCCACGTCTGGGACCGTCGCTACCGGCAGCGTACGTCATGCGGCCCGCCAGGACGTCTCTCACAGTTAGGTGTGGACCGCGAGCGTCGAGGGTGACGAGGCTCCCGTCCTCCCGCAACAGCGATGCCACGGGCTGCTCAAGGTCGGCGAAGCAGACGGTGTCCTCGCTCGAGCATGGCTGCCGCACCCCAACCTGGTTGTtcacgcgcagcacgtaCGCCCCGACGCTAATGAGGACCTCGCGGTGGTCGTCACAAGAGAAGAGCTTGATGTGGTGGGGCGgcaggcgcgcggcggcgctgacgacgTCCGCGACGGCGTTCAGCACCACATAATTCACAACCTTTCCGAGTGAGGCATCCAGTGTCACAAGCCACAGCGCTGGGAGTGGGTGCGCCGAGCTGCTGTGAACGTAGTAGAGAACCAACACCTTGTCCTGGCTTTCCGTGCAGGAAAAGACCTGACCTCTGCGCCCCAGCGACGCTGGGAGCGACGTAGCCCACTTGATAGAAATGCGTGGCCGCGGTCCTgcccctgccaccgccggtggCACCGGGCCGAAATCGAGCAGGAAGACCTCACCTGAAGCGCTGATCGCCACTACCTGATCAGGGTAgtggcagcgcagctgcacgtgtGTAAAGGCAAGTGGGCTCTCACGACGCCGGCCGTTGCCAGCGGCCGAAAGTGGCCACACAGGCGACGCACTTGCGGGACTGCCAGTGTCTGCCCGGTCATCCTCTCGATCGCCGCTCGGGCTGTTACCGCCGGTGACCAAGCACTTGAGTGAGTTCCACAACCAGCTCGAAGTGTTTGGAGAAGCGACAGGGCGCCCTGTGCCCGAGTGCTCGTTCgacagccgccgctgacTCTCATTCTCTGCACAATCAGTAAGCAGGGTGTCCGcgcgcgtctccgcgtcgccgccgctgctgcgtggggGCAGGTTGTTGTGCCCTCCGCGCGCCCACCGAAAGGACGCCGGGTCGCGCCGATCGAACTTCAGTGTCGTGTGGGCGCCGTCGTACTTGAGATCCACGACAAGCACCCCAGCCGTCGTCCCCAGCACCGTCACAATCACCGCTTCTGCATTGACCCAGCGCCGCGAGCAGACAAAACTCGACGCTGTCATgccagcgtcgtcgtcgtcaatCATCTGAACCTCGATGCTGTGGTCTAGACTAGAGATGGCACCGCGCTCGCTGCAAAACGCAAGcgactcctcctcgccacccATCTCACTCACAAACAGCGGCAGTCCCTCCTTGGCGGCTGCAAAGTACGGTATCTCTGCAagccgtggcgccgccgcctgccacCCTGGCCCGCTCACGTTCcagagacgcagcagctTCGTGTTTTCGTCCACCAGCCAGCACATGTGCGTGCCGGCACCGGAGAGAAATCTCGAAGCCGGCATCCTGCATCCACTCGTGGCATCGAAGAGCACCGCGCCATCGAGAGAGGTCGGCGATGCCTCGGGGAGTCCGCTGTCCGCCTCGGTTGCGCGCTTGTAGAAGTACGGCGCGGTTGGGCTGCTCGTCATCGTCAGCCGCTGCGTCCGTGGCACCTTTGTGGGTGGCGCGAAGAACATCTTTGTGTTCCGTTGCTGCCGTTTCGGAGGACcacacagcggaggagggcagaCGAGCAACGACTGGAAACGCCGACGCACATAAAAAGAGCTGCAGCATGCACGACGCCCGCGACACGCGAGGGCGAGCGAGCAACTCGACGACCGTcgaggagaggcgaggaCAGGAGggcgacagagagagacaggagaGGTGCGCAGCGGTGGAAGAGAGCcaaggggaagggaagagcCCCACGCCAGCCTATGGGCGAGAATGCtcagcgcgcgcaccgatcagagagagagggatcgAGGGACGGCATAATGGCGTCTTGTTCGGTCACTGATacttgctgttgttgttgttttttccGTCTTGCGCGGCACATGTCCAGCGCTCCTCTGAAGTGTAAGAGCGACTGGGATCGCgtagaggagggaggagagtcACCGGgacacacacgagagagggagggggcaagggAGTAGCGCACCACGCACAGGTCAACGAGAGACGAGGTGCGGTGAGGGAACGCGCCATCGgccatcccccctcctcttacacacacacgcacagagacaaCAACACAACAACACAAAACGCCACGACGGGGCCAGCAACGAGTTGCCGAGAGACGACACCTTATCCATcgagagagaagcgggaGATGacgggggaagaggaggagaggaggagaggaggggtgggggaggtcAACACCGGAGTTAAGGAGCCGGCCTGCGCGCATCAACATACATGCAAGCGCTCACCGGACACAGATGCAGCCCTCGCTTACCGCGCCACAGAGATCCTCCTTTCCGTGCAtagaggagaaggcgaggcaAGCTTGTCGTCGACATATACAGCCGCACAACTcagcaccctccccccccccaaaaaaacaGAAAGCCGGTAAACGGGAAAAAAACCCTCTCACCGTGTGAAGCTGCGCCAACCAacggcgtgcacgcgccCGCAGAGGGATGCCCAACGTGCGTAGCTGCACGTGCGCTAGCCAAGGCCCTCACGAGGAGCTCTCGTGCTcgtctgtgcgcatgtccTTCAGCATGCGCTCTAGCGGCCGCGTCCAGCGCACATCCAGGCTGCGGCTCAGTAGAATTTCCTGCAGCTTCGGCGCGTCCTCTGTTGGGTTGAACCCATCCACCTCTTCCCACTCGAGTGGGCAGCACAAGGAGGCCGTGCCGGGATGCACGCAAAACGGAAGCTTCAGCAGGTGATCACGCCGCGTACTTACGTGCTCGTCCAGGCGCGGATACATGAGAAGAAGCTGCACGGCGTGCAAAATATCGGTGGCCTCCTGTTCCGAGCCGAGGGCGTGCAGGTACGTTGGCCAGTCCAGCACGTTGCCTTGCTGGAAGTGCACGTGCTGCTGGAACCGGTTCAAGGTGTCGCGACGGCCGAGCTTCAGGACAGCCGATGTAGCGTCATGCACGATATAAGCAGCCTTGGGATGATGCTGAATGTTATTGGGGTTGTCGCTCGAGGACGCTACGAAAAGCGCAGTGAAGGCGCGGTCGAGCTGTGTGCGCAACACGTGGCGGATTGTTGGGTGGATGAGGCGGTGGTTCGCCAGGTCCGCCACAACGGTGCTGCGGAGTGTCTTGGGTGCCACGACGGTCAAGTACCCGACCAGCGCCGCTCGCTCATCGTTTGTCATGAGCCTGGCACGCCGGTCACACACCCACAAGTGAATACCGCGGCGACCCGAGAACACGGGCAGGATGTACTTGAAGCCAAAgtcgtcgcgcagcaccgtgtgcagcacgtgcgccgcgcacgaCATCCACGCCCAGCAGTAGGAACAGATGTTCTTGCCGGAGCAACAGGACCGCACATTGTCGTAGTCTGACATGTCGATGTCGAACACGAGCTCCCGCTCCACCGGAAAGACGTTCGCGAGCCCTTGCTTCTGGTTTGGCCGAATGTTGTACACGGCCCCAACGTCGATTTTCTCTGGAAAACAGCGCACCAGCtcggcgcgcagctcctcggcaCTTCTGTAGCTCCGGAAACGGGTGAAGATCTCGCCCATGAGGGTGAAGCAGAACTCGCGGCGCGCAAGATAGCcctccgcggcagcagcccccTTCCCATCCAGCCACTCCTTGTCCTCATCGTCGGCGCCTGAGGCAGCTCCCATTGCATCGCATGGCTCCGCCTTTATGCCGAGCGCATGGCGTGCCCCGTCCTTACTGTCCTCTCCGGACACCGCCGTCGGCTCACCTTTCACCGCAGCCACGGAGGAGCCCGCAGAACGACGTGGCTGGCTGACCCGGTACGATAACCATTGGGTGATGAGCTCTACGGGATACACGTGCGCATAAAACTCGCGCAGCGAGTTTTCATTGATGACCTgcatggcggcagcgaaaggagagcgcctgcacacccacccgcacacacacacacgaacgcccgagatgcacacacacgcgcacagacagagacacgcgcacgaacaacaaaaaaaataggaAAGGGAGGTAAGAGCACGGTAAGCAGgccgatggcggtggtgatggctgTGATTGACGGCAAGATGCCTTCTACGCGTGTGAGCctgtatatgtatgtgtttCTATGTACGTATCTGTGTCCACTACGTAGTCTATGCTTGGCCTGTGGGGTGATCCTGCGAGCAAGCAAGCTCGCTGAGCTGAGTCCAAAAAGAGTCGGGGCCCCACACTTGCGAGCGCATGTGACACGCAGCGAAGCCACCGACAACGAATGTTCGTCGCCGAGCGCGCCGCAGCCTTCTTGTTGATATCTTTGCACGTCCGTCGACCCCTGTATGCCGTCGGTTGCGTTTTCTGTCGCTCGCGCTGTGTTGCCGGCCGCGtgtttttttccttttcggtTTGAGGTTTGCAACTCCACGTTGCGGATCTGAGAGGCCCCCActgtcgtgcgcgcgcgcagatCGCCGCGAGTCCTCGCAACAGGCAAGGGCCACCAAACAGaaacacgcatgcacgcgcgcaacGCAGTCGAGCCCATGTGGCGGagtcccccacccaccccaccccccgccgAAAGCATTCGTCagtggaaaaaaaagatagaAAGGATGGAAAAGTGCAGACAAGTGATAGAATCTGCGCACACTCTCATACGCACTGACGGGCCTCGGTGCTGGTGATGTGCTCTGCCGAACTGAGCCGTCCCCCACCTTCCTCCCcgccgggggggggggggggcgtacATGATTGGAGccggcacacatgcataATATGCCGGCGAAGGCAAAaccaaggaggagggcaaggaAGCACGGGAGTCCGTccccctgcagcagcggcacatgTGTGTCTCGGTCTCTGTTGGCGTCTGTGTTTCTTCCATGCAAATGTCCATCAAGTACCGCGGAAGTCACGATGGGGGGACGGCGGAGGGATACGCGCGAGGGACCGTAACCAGCTCCACATAAGCTGACAAGACAAcaactccctccctctcttacCACCATCACCAGCACCACACATCAAAATACTAAAGGGATGCGACGACTCGGCGtagccccctcccccagccctctctcccctctccctcccaccacacacatacacacgacTCGGCAAGGCGCACCacaaacagcagcaggcgcgagagaaaacaaaaggggaggaggaggacagcgaGCTCGAGAGCGAGAGTGAACGCAGCGCAGAGGTGCTCTCCGCATGCGCGAGCGTCGCGCTGTCCATTCGCGGTGGACACGACGGGCGTACACACAGAGGGGGTAAGAAAAGgagcagagaaagaaagtAACGTACATCGGTGTCACGGCAGAGGCCAAGTTCTTCAAGGAGGACAAGAGATGCGCAGCGGTAAAGTGAGcgcgccgcccccccccccccacacacacacactcctcTCCGAGGGAGGAGACGCGAGGCAAGGACCATGGGAGGCGCCCAGACACGGACGCGCACATCCTCTTTCGGTGTGCAGATCTGCGCGTGCCGGCTAGCGTGGTGAAGAGTgacgcaaaagaaaaagggacgGTGAGCAGCACGcgtgcccccgcccctcaACGCCGGCCCGCTCCCTCGTCCTTCCGCCGCGCCCGCTAACGGAAGTTCACCGGGGCCTTCTGTGAGACGTCGTATAACACGCGCTCCTTGTAGAGCGCCCATTTGTACAGCTTCTCGTACTCGGCAAAGATTTGTCGGTAGCCGGCGTAATCGTGGTGAACGTGGTCGCGCATGCGTTGCTCCACCACACCGACCAACGCTTCGTCCGCGGCACGCGGAAGCAGTACATAGAGCGACGACGCTTGCTGGGCAACCACAGTGGCCTTGTGACGTCTGAAGAGGGAGCTCTTAGCGGCACGACCACAAGCATAATCGGTCACACCACGAGAAAACTGTCCGCCCGTGTCGCCACATCTGCCAGCTTGGCTAGAACGGAGAGTAGGCTGAGCCAGCATGCTCTGCCAGTACGTTGCCGTCCATTCGGCGTCCATCGAGGCTACGTGGTCGGGGTCCTCGTTGAGGTAGGCCAGATCGCCACAGTAGTCaccgcgccgcagctgcgccacctccatgCTGTccgtcgccggcagcggcgacattGGTGGGCAGATGCCCGTGGCGGGCGTCAAGGCGCGCACGAGTTGCATCTGCTCGGATAAAAGTCTTTGTTGGTCCTGCGACCAGATGCGGCGGACAACGACGAGGCCACCGTCGAGAATAAAGTAGATGGCACACTCCGTCACTGGGGTGAGACCTTCGCGAAACAAGACCGTCTGCGTGGGGACGCGAATGGGAATCAAGTTCCGCGCCGCTTTATCGAGAAGTAACGCGATAGACGGGACGgcggcctccgccaccgTAGCAGCTACACCACCTTGCGGCCCCTGCTCCTCCCGCGCGTCATCCACACCAGTGCCGGTGGTGACGTCAGGGTCGAAGAGACGAACGCGCAGCTCGTGCGCGAGAaatcgccgctgcgcgcggagcaccgcctcgttggcgcggcggcacacgcgccgcaAGCGCGCTGCCACCTCGGGTGGTCGCCCCTCGGAACTCACTATCAGCAGCGTACTCGTCTCGGACGTCACGTACTGCGCCTCAGGTGGCAAGGCACCCCAGATCAGAGCATATCCCATGGCATCGCCCGGCTGAAGCTCGTAGCTCTGCCACAACGATGTCTTCACCGCATCCTCCATCAGATCGCGCTCACGAGGCCACTCGAGATGGCAGTGTCCGCCCAGAAGCACTAAAGCAAAGGCTCCGTCGCCGTTGAGCGTGTCGTCCTCCGGGAAGAAGAGCGGCGCCGTAGTGATGCCAGTGGCAGGTGCTTTCGTCAACCCTCCCGGAGACTGCCCCTGCGAGCTTTGGGTGCTGCGCATTGTCGTCGTCTTCACCGCGATCGGCGGCAGTGTGCCGTCCATGTTAGAGCCAACCACTCTTTCTGTGCACTCCGatggcagcgacggtggcTCGCCGCGGCCCATTTGCTCCCTGAAACACTGAAAGAGTTGCGCTGCCGGCATCATACAAACTCGCGGCGACCCCTCCTgctcgtcctcctcatcctgCAACGGCGGTAACAGCAACGcctccagcgacagcggcggcctATCCGCATGCGTCTTTGCGATcgcctcagcggcggcacccgTGCTACTTGACAAGTAAGCCGCATGACCAGCGGCACCTTTGCGCAGGAGCACCCTGCCTGCGCCCGTCACCTCCATCACCGCCATTGTCTCGGCCAGCGTCAGCAAATCGTCGTCCAGCAGAGGTGCGAatagggagagggagcgcagcaggcgcagcgaaAGGTGAAtatcctcctcggcgcggtACGCGATCGGTAGCTGCAGTGACTGCCGGACGCGGCGCCACTCGCACAAGCCGCCGACGCATTCATCTGTCAACGGTGTGGACGGCGCCGCTTGCAGCTCTTCTGCCTTGCGCGCGCTGGATGAACACACGGGCGCCTCAAGATGCGCCACAGCCGCAAGCGAGGTGATGGTTGGGATCGCGACTGCCGGTACCTGTAAAGGCGAACGCTGAGGAGTGACCGCAGACAGTTTTTTGGGGGACGAGGTTTTCGTGGCACAAGAAATACCAGTGCGAGTCGACACCAGCCATTCTGGTCCCTTCCCAGGGTCTTTGCTCTTGCGGTTGGCCGCCTCTGGTGGGTCGATACCCAGAAGTTGCgacagaggcggcagcgcggcgacctgctccgccaccgtgAGGCTGCTCAGCGTGGGCATCCCAGGTGCGTGCGGGGTCTGAAAGAGTCTCAAGATATCGTTGCTCGGAGGTTCCCTCCATCTACATACATATGTATATTAATGGAGGGAGGtcagcggggggagggagggcaccAAACGAGAGGAAGCTCAACAAGACGGGTGAGGGTGTGGAGTCGGTGTGCCCcctgggggaggggggagaggggagggggtcagGCGATGTGTGCGCCGTTGCTATACGAGGAAAGAGGAATACACAGGATGGTCAGGTGATGCGGTAGAGGGGACAACGATGCACGGGCACATCCAGCCATGCCTGTAGAGTGCAGAGCACAGAGCAAGCAGTGAGAGACAGAAAGCGCTGAGGGTAGTGAAGAAAGCGAGAGGTGATGCGAGAGACTCTGCGGAAAAAAAGCGGCCCCCCACCATGAATGAGTAACAGCCGCCTCTAATTTCCTGTCACGTCGATACACATCGCCCCAAAACGAatctgcagcaccgctgtctCCACGAAAGGAGCGTCACACTCGTGTCTATCATAACACGACAAAGAAAAGATTGCGTTCTGTCTCGATGCATGAACGCcggtgcgcctgcgcgtcgCACGTACGTATTCCGTAGATTTGATATATACCAGAGAAAAGCATCTCACCACCAATGTTTTCGTTTACGTAGAACACGGTTGACGTCCTTCTTCGGTTTGGTTTCGCTTATTGCACCTCTGGTAAGCGTGACGACGAGGGGACCGAAGAGGCGCGCACTCCCTGATGGTTGTGTGTCGTCCAGCGACTCGCTCCCTCGCGCACCTAAACATTCCGTTCATTCCCCCTCCCGCTTGactttcttcttttttttgccggTGGCACCACTGCCTCGAgcccaccacgaccaccaccgctggcCCACCTACAGCCGACAGATCAACGGGGGTAACGATGCATGCAAAAGACTTTGCTGTAAAGCAGACGGACACACAATAACGCACTTCTCCGCTTTATCAtcatctccccccccccgctcgCTCGTGCTACGTTGCAATATTGGGATGAGGAAgcggaagggaaggggaggggcatcAGTGGCCTTTTTCGAGGTCGCATGTTAGTGGCCAGACCCCGgcatttttttgtttcgcgACAGAAGACTGTGCTCGAGGAAAGCGAGGATTGCGTCCAAGGCAGACACAGTGACGCTTGCGGTGACTCCTCCCCCTAACAAGGCAATAAATGAAAAAGCGAACAACCCTGTCATCGCAGACGCGTCGACGAGGCAAATCGAAAGGAGTACGTAGTGCTGGGTGTGTGTCTCCAccaagggaggaggaagtgtgtctgtgcctgtgtgtgcgtgtgttatcTGTAGGAACCCCACTCCctaaaaaagaaaaggggaggCGAAAAAGACGCACACGACGGAGAGAACCccaggagggagggcagaaCAACAAACAACAGTGAGGGAAACCTGTACGACAGACACAAGATCACAACCCCATACGCCCatcgatatatatatatatagctgcacacacacacacacgcctaaACAAATATTTTTCTGCATGTAGCTGTGTGCTTCACGGTGGGTTCGAACACGTGaaaaagaacaaaaaaaagcaagacgctctccccccccctctcccccgtcCACCCGTGCCGCAGACcaggcgctgacggcgcgTATCGTCTTTTTGCTGGCGCGCAGACAACACATGGGAAGAAGAAGCTGAAATAAATAAGCCGATCGAccgcaagaaaaaaaatgtaTTTTCCGTTttgtgtgtggaggaggcggggcggggcaggAGAAGTCGAAGgagcaaaggaaaaagaaggagccgcagaggaggaaaaTAGCGTGCTCGGAGGCGAgtcctcccccgcccccttcacgctgcagcgagactgcgtgtctgcctcgacgccgcctcTATACCGTCAgcgacatacacacacacgccgccccACGGACTCGGTGTCTCCTCACTCATCGTTCCCGACGTCAAGCGCTCACAGGTATGCTTTTCTTTTTAGGCGTTCGGTTTGACCGATCAGGCCACGGACGAGGTGCGAGAGGTCTGCCCTGCCATCCATGCCGCATCTCTCACCAACGTCGTGGACACACTAagaaagaagagaagggggaaggggggtaGAAGGGTGAAAGGTAGAGCGGAGCTGACTTCtggaccacacacacgcacgcacgcaggcgaaCAAGCAATGGTAGTCAGCATCAAAATATAGAGAGATAAAGATATAGATATCATGGAGACCAGAAAACAGAAATCGTAGCACAGTAAAACACAAACTATGATGAGCATGTTATTGACGTTTGAACACCAAGAAGAAAAGACCCGCCAGGACTTCCGCGAGAGCAGTTTATCGGGGAGGTCTCTGACGGCCTCGCCAGTCGCGCACAAGGGCACATACGCCATTGCGAGGACAGCCGGCGGTCACCGTCACCCCTTCGTCCACTAACTCTAGATTCAGCGCTGTTTCAAAACGTATACTGTCTCTGCCACACAGCACGAGTCAAACTGCTCTCTATccccccctcgcccgccACAACCACCCATCCGCGTGGTGCGTCGCAGCGCTAGACACGCGCCACAGCAATGCGCCAACCCAGTCATCGGAGAGCATGGCCTCTGTCTCAAagccccacacacaccacccgccgccacgcaggtcgcctcacagccgccccccaccccacacaccccaccATGCCGGTCGTCGGGTTGTGCATCGCCCTCACGGTGGCTCCCAGGCCCACCGCACCCgtaggcagtgtgagggccggaggggggtgggggcgcgGATGCGCGCGAGCCACGCTGACACCTCGCCACCATCGTATGGGTCATGCAAACGTGCTCACTGCCGCAGcccgctccgacgcaacgccatccaggacctggccgccggcatccgcagcgatgcatcgctctcaCCGCCCCACGTCCTAGTAACCGGGACCCtgtcaccgccagcagcggtgcagcatTGGCAGGGTATAGGTGGGGAGAGGTAGGGTGCACTGGGCCCTGTGATACCACACGCCGAGGTGCGCCAGCTTCCCGTCATGAAGGCCACCGAGAACCCTTCACGAAGAAATGAGAAGTCTCGAGGCCCTCACCGGCGCCGAACTCATGAAGCGATGGATGCTGTGCCACTGatgatgcgcagcagcgtgagaGGAGAAAAATACAAGAGCAGCCGCGTGGCTACCGTGCAGCGATACGAGCGCTGTCTCGGAGGCGATGCAGTGTGGCCTGTGCGGAACGGTGATGGAACGGCggagagaaggaagaagCGAAAGGACGCAGATGAGCACCGATGCGCTCGGCATGCGAGAGAaccgtgcacgtgcacgcgcacccctcccctcccctcccctccccaatAACAAAAATAAGAAACACACAAAGACGGGCACCGGAAGATACAAAGTCGATGACGCGAGCACCACCGTCAGACGTGCGGGCCGACGGCGGGTGCAGCAGTGCATGCAAGCACAAaacagaaaaacaaaaaacagaGAAGACGGAGATAGAGCGATGTGACGAGAAGCTCCCGGTACAACACGCCAAAAGACCAGAGCACGGgagagcacacgcacagcacgAAAACGAGCCAAGAAAgcgggtggggtggggggccaCCGAGTGCCGCCAGGACGGGGGATGGAGATGGGGCGCAGGGCACAGCGTCAGAGCAAAAACTAGCGAAGTCCCGGTAAGAGATCGTCGTCAGTGGCGGCGAGAGAAAAGACAGTCTGTGCATGGCCCTCACGATccgcactgccgctgccgttgccgctgccattgccgctgccactgccactgccgccgacgCTCTCGCTGCTACCGCCATCcgaagcggcggcgaagtCGTACCCGTTCCAGTTGTTGCGAGCGTCCGCAGACGCACGGGCAGTAGCTCCAACGCTTCTGGCGTCGTTGCGCGAGACAGCGTCGCGAATGTGCTGGCCCATGCTTACCACCACGCCCCATAGTTGCTGCACTGTCGCTGCCGTACGGTCGCGCTCCAACGATGACGGCTCCGAAGGGTCGCCTCCGTCGTCATGATCATCTGAGTCGTCCAAGATGCCGCCGTAGGCGTCCAGctccgctccttctccacgtGCCGCGCGTGCGACACGCTCCCGCAGACGACGGTAGAACACCGTCATCACTGCCAATCCACCTAGAACGAGCCCGAGAATCACGaggagcaccaccaccgttcTGCGAGAGGTACCCCTGCCAGAGGCACCGCCGGATGGATTGCAAGGACGCGGCTTCAcagggggcagcggcgaggcacCTGGTGTGCAGTTCGCGCGGTCGGGTAGAAGTACATAGACACCctcctgtgtgcgtgtagaTGAGTTGCACTCCAGCCAGCGCACGGTGTAGGAGTCGAGGGTGCACTCGGTGCACTTCACAATAATCGGGTCTGGCGGCACGTAGCCGCCGAGGCAGTGGATACTATCCCAGCGTAAGGTGTAGTACACCCGCCGCGTCGTTACGCCAGGATCATCGCAGCTCGTCTCCACTTTTTCATAGCTTTCGTTTGTGCAGAGGGGGCACGCGTAGGAAGAGCGCCACCGAAGGATCAGGGCCTCATCGCCCTCGCTGATGTACTGCAGTGTGCCGAACTTTGGCTCACCGGCGTTCGTGCTGCATTCCAGTTCGATAAACGCCATGTAGTTGGTCCGTAGGTCGTAGACCCAGTCGCTCATGGAGGTATCGACGCCGTAGAAGGTGTATGGGCTACCTAACTGCGTCACCTGGTAGAGATGCCGACCGACGTCCATGTGCCCAACGGCGTCACCAAAGTGGTGCCCGTTGGTGGCTGAAGTTCGCTGACACAC comes from the Leishmania mexicana MHOM/GT/2001/U1103 complete genome, chromosome 22 genome and includes:
- a CDS encoding putative DNA primase small subunit; amino-acid sequence: MQVINENSLREFYAHVYPVELITQWLSYRVSQPRRSAGSSVAAVKGEPTAVSGEDSKDGARHALGIKAEPCDAMGAASGADDEDKEWLDGKGAAAAEGYLARREFCFTLMGEIFTRFRSYRSAEELRAELVRCFPEKIDVGAVYNIRPNQKQGLANVFPVERELVFDIDMSDYDNVRSCCSGKNICSYCWAWMSCAAHVLHTVLRDDFGFKYILPVFSGRRGIHLWVCDRRARLMTNDERAALVGYLTVVAPKTLRSTVVADLANHRLIHPTIRHVLRTQLDRAFTALFVASSSDNPNNIQHHPKAAYIVHDATSAVLKLGRRDTLNRFQQHVHFQQGNVLDWPTYLHALGSEQEATDILHAVQLLLMYPRLDEHVSTRRDHLLKLPFCVHPGTASLCCPLEWEEVDGFNPTEDAPKLQEILLSRSLDVRWTRPLERMLKDMRTDEHESSS